In the Alistipes provencensis genome, CAACCAGTGCCTCGCGCAGATGGAGCTGTGGCAGGAGAATCTCGAAATCGGTGTTTACCGCATTCCGAAGCATCTCGACGAGGAGGTCGCGCGCCTGCATCTGGACAATCTGGGTGTCGAACTGACGCATCTGACCCCCAAGCAGGCCGACTATATCGGGGTTCCCGAGGAGGGGCCCTACAAAGCCGACCACTACCGCTATTGATGCGTTACGGATAGTGAAAAAGGCCCCGGTTCTCGAACCGGGGCCTTTTCGTATTCTTAGAAAGTCGCTGCGAACCAGCCCTTCAGAGCGGGCCATGTGTCGGCCGCGACGTGGATCAGCATGCCCACCGAAGCGGCGATCTTGATCCCCGTGCCGACGATGAACGAGAGGAACGACCCGAATCCTATGAGAAATGCCTTCGGCACGTCGCCGCGGTCGTTGAGCAGTTCGCCCAGCACGGCGCCCAGAAAGGGGCCGAGGAGGATGCCCACCGGCGGGAAAAGGAAGAATCCCGCGAAGACGCCCACCGTGGCGCCGATGGCTCCCGCGCGCGAACCGCCGAACCGCCGGGTCATCCATGCCGGCAGGAAATAGTCGGCGATGCTTACGGCGACGGTCACCCCGAGCCAGAGCCACAGCGCCGAGGCGCTCATCTGGGAGTAGGAGGTGAAATAGGCGCACAGCAGGCCCGCATAGCTCAGCACCACGCCCGGCAGGGCGGGCACGATGCAGCCGATGATGCCCAGTATCGAGAGCACGAAAGCGAACAGGGAGAGCGTAATGTCCATCGAAAGCTGCTTAATAATCGCAAATATAACTTAAATATGAAAAAATCTCCCTTTTTCGGGGAGATTTTGTACTTTGTCGGGCCGGCCTGCGGATGTTACTCGACGAGCCGGTTGGTCGCCGTGTCGGGGAAGATGACCCACGGACGGAACTGCTTGGCGTCCTCGAAATCCATCAGCGCGTAGGAGGCGATGATGATGACGTCGCCCACCTGCACCTTGCGCGCCGCAGCCCCGTTGAGGCAGATCGAGCCGCTGCCGCGCTCGCCCTTGATGATGTAGGTTTCGAAACGCTCTCCGTTGTCGATGTCCATGATCTGGACCTTCTCGCCTTCGATCATGTTGGCGGCTTCCATGAGCGCCTCGTCGATGGTGATGCTCCCCACGTAGTTCAGGTCGGCCTGTGTGACCGTTACGCGGTGAATCTTCGATTTGATGACTTCAATCTGGAATTTCATTTTATCGGATTCGGATGTTGTCGATTAAACGAATGTCTCCCGCCTGTACGGCGATACAGCCCTGAATGCGCTCCGAGGCCTCCCATGCCGGAACCTCCTGCATCGTCAGCGCATCGACCGACTGGTAGTAAATCACATTGAGCAGCGGATCGCTCTCTATTTCAGCCTTGACCCATGCCTTCAGCTCCGCGGGCGTCAGCTCGTGGGACTTCTCCACGGCCCGGCGCAGCACGGCGTAAATGTGCGGCGCGGCGGCACGGTGGGGTGCGTCGAGCAACTGGTTGCGCGAGGAGAGCGCCAGCCCGTCTTCGCCGCGGACGATCGGGCACTCCACGATCTCGACCGGCAGTTTCAACTGGGCCACCATCGCCTTGATGACGGCGATCTGTTGGAAATCCTTCTCCCCGAAGTAGGCGCGCGCCGGGCGCACGATGTCGAACAGGCGGCTTACGACCTGCGCCACGCCGTTGAAATGGCCGGGACGCGTCGCGCCCTCCATCACCTTGTCGATCTGCCCGAAATCGAAAATCCGGGTATCCTCTTCGGGATAGATCTCTTCGACCGACGGCATCAGCACCAAATCCGCTCCGGCCTCCTCCAGCAGTTTCCGGTCTGCCTCGGGGGTGCGGGGGTAGTGGCAGAGGTCGTTCTTGTCGTTGAACTGCGTGGGATTGACGAAAACGCTCACGACGACCGTGGCGTTCTCTTTCCGCGCACGCTCGACGAGCGAACGGTGCCCCGCATGCAGGGCGCCCATCGTGGGGACGAAGCCGATGCCCGACTGCTCCGTCCGGTCCAACTCGGAGCGAAGCTCCTTGACGCTTGTAAATACTTTCATCTCTTTTGAAACGAGTTGCGGGGCAAAGGTAGAAATTCCATCAGACATAACGAAGGAAAATCGTAAAAAATAGTTCGGCGGCGTTTCGAAAAGGCGGTGGCGCGGAACGACAGCCGTTCCGCGCCACCTTTATTGCGACTGTTTTTACAGCCCTGCGATGGGTACCCAGCCTGCGATGCTGCGCGACGATGTGGGGCAGATGGCGTCCTCGCCGCCTTGGCTGTCGAACAGCACGAGGTTGACGAGAATCTCCCCCGATGCGAGGTCCAACTGCGAACGCGGCACGGCGACCTCGACCAGATAGCCGTTGTCCGTGTCGCTGCTGTCCGAGATCGTGCCGTCGTAGGCGGCCTGCACCGTGACGCCCATGTCGGTTTCGCGCCAGCCTCCGGCGTAGACGTCCGTACTTTTCAGGCCGCTGTGCGACACCTTGATGCGGCGGGCGGCAGAGGTGAGCCTGTCGCCCTCGTTGGCGGGCGAGAGCAGGATGTTCACATAGTCGTCGCGCGAGATGGCTTCGTCGAGCACCTCTACGAGGAAATAGACGTTTTTGTCGTCGCACGAGCAGCGGAGCGTGGCCTGTGCCTGCGACTTCTCGCCGACGAACAGCGCGTCGTCGGTCGCCGCCCACTCCGCATTGCTGCCGTCGACGCTGACGCTCCGGCGGGTTGCCGTAATGCGGTGGTTGAGCTCGAAGCGGGCCAGTGCGATCGTGATGTCGCCGGACTTTTCGCTGTTGCGCATCGCCGCGATCACCTCGTGGCCGCCGTTCAGCTCCATGCAGCCCCACGAACCCCTGCCCGGCAGGGCGACGAACGGTTCGCCGAACGTGCGGGCTTCGGCGTCGCCGAGACGCATGTTCATGTGGCTCGAAAGTCCGTATGAAACAAGTGTTTCGCCCGACGGGAATTGCACGAGGAAAGGTGCCGCACCGTCGAAAAGGTTGCTCTGGCGGTCGGCAGGGCCCGTTTCGTCCCCTTCGAGGCGGGGCCACTGCCCCTCGTTGTCGGAATAGGCGAACGAGATGGCGTAGGAGGTGTTCCCGTTGACGCAGCTCACGGACGATTCCACTGCCGCAGCGAGCTTGTCGCTGTTGTTGAGGCGCACGACGACCGGCATCTGGTCGGTGTAGTAGGTGGCGCCCTTGTCGCTGTTGTACCAGTGCTGGCGGATGACCCGGTAAGGGGTTTGGTTGAGCCCCGGGGACCAAGTCACGCCGTTGTCCGTCGATACGACCATGGCTGTGCCGGAGTGTCCGCCGGAAATCCACTGCCGGCTTTCCGAAAAATAACATTGCAGTTCGCCCGAGGGGAGCTGGATCATGTGCGGCTCCCAGTTCAGACCGTGGTAGATCTCCTGCGGGGCGCTCCACGTCCTGCCGTTGTCCGTGCTGCGGAGCATGACGATGCCGTGGTCGTATTGGCACTCCTCGTACTTGACGCTCATGTTGGCCCGGTAGGAGGCGAAGGCCACGAGGTCGCCGTTCGACAGCACGATGGCGTTGGGGTTGGTGAAGACCCGCTTGTCGGGATTGCCGCGTGAATTGGTGATGACATAGCGCTCGAGAAACAGCCCCCGGCCGGTCCAGTTTTCCAGATCGGGACTCGTGGCATAATAGATGTCGAAGCCGTTCGCGTTCCCCTGACCGCCGTAATGGTTGAACAGGATGTAGGAACCGTCGGACAGCTTTTTGATGCGTGCGTAGTTCGGGTTGTCGTTGCCCGTGACGTTCTGTCCGAGGTTGATGTAGCTGCGGTAGTTCATTTTGACCGACGATTGTGCGGTTACGTCGGCGTGGGAGTTGATCTCGTCTGCGCCCCGGTTCAGTTGTCCGATGGGTGTCAGGGTCAGTTCCTGCGGTTCGGAGGCTCCTCCCCGGTTCGGTCCGGGGGCGTCGTCCGAGTCGCTGCAGGCCAGTACGCCGAGACTGAGCACCGTCAGGGCGAGTTTCGTGATGGTTTGTTTCATGATGTTCGGTTCATTGGGGTTCCGGGGCTATTTGGCGTAGAACCGGAACTCGGTGGTTGAATGATAGGTTTCGCCGGGACGGAGCACGGCCGACGGGTATTCGGGGTGGTTCGGCGAGTCGGGATAGTGGAGCGTTTCGAGCAGCATGCCGCCGAATTTCTCCACCGCCCGGCCGCCCTTGCCCACGACCTTCGGGGAGAAGAGCCGTCCGGTGTAGGTCAGCAGTCCGGGTTCCGTGGTCCGGAGTTCGATTCCGCGGCCGCTGCGCGGCTCCCACAGGTCGGCGGCCCGGGCCAGTTCGCCCGTCTGGCTGCGGAGCATCCAGCAGACCGAGAATCCGCGCATCGTGCGCAGGTGCTCGTTGGGGGTGTCGATGGCGTAATCAACGCGGTGAGGCTCCCGGAGGTCGAAGGGGGTGCCCTCCACAGGCTCCGACGGTCCCAGCGGCACGAAGCGCGCGTCGTTGGGCAGGTAGCGGTCCGCCTCGACCTGCATTATGTGATCCATCACATAACCGCCGTCGTCCACGCCCTTGAGGTTGAAGTAGGTGTGGTTCGAGAGGTTGACGACGGTCGGACGGTCGGTCGTGGCCGTGTACTCGGCCCGCCAGACGTTGTCCTTCGTGAACCAGTAGGTGACCGTGCAGGCGAGGTTGCCCGGATAGCCCTCCTCGCCGTCGGGGCTGAGACGCGTGAAGCGTACGCCCGCGCGGTCCGCCTCCACGAGCGGCTCGGCCTGCCACATCACCCGGTCGAAACCCTTGTCGCCGCCGTGCAGGTGGCCGGGGCATCCGGCCAGACGCTCGTTGGCGGTGAGCCGCACGGTGTCGCCGTCGAGCGGGAACGAGGCGTTGGCGATGCGGTTGCCGTAGCGGCCGATCAGGGCGCCGAAGAAGCGTTCGCTTCCGGTCTCGAAGTCGCGGATGTTGTCGTATCCCGGCACGATGTCGGCGATCATGCCGTTGCGGTCGGGAACGCAGATCCGCACCACGCGGCAGCCGTAGTCGATGACATCCATCGAGGCGCCGTTGCCGCTTTGGAGCCGGTAGAGGGTGACCTCTTCGCCGGACGAGAGCTGTCCGAACGGAATGCTCTCCACGGAGGGCGTGCCTGCGGTGCAGGCGGTCAGGACCGCCATTGCACCGCAAACAGCCGCAAGGATGATTTGTTTCATGGCCGGACGGTTTTTTGTGCGGGGCGGTTCGCCGGTTTGTTTTGTTCCGTATCGGCTCCGATGCCCGGATCGCCCTGCTCGTGCATCCATTTCTTCAGCGCCCGGAACAGCCGGGCCTGTATGCGGGCATACTCCTTTTTACCGGCTAAGTTGGTCAGCTCCCATGGGTCGGCCTCCGTGTCGTACAACTCGAACTCCGGACGATGGTACCACCGCCCGACGATGAATTTCGCATGTTCCGTGTCGGTCGCTTTCCACGATTTGAGCCACAGCTCGTTTTCCATGTTTTTGGCGATCATCCTCTGATCGGGGGTCAGGTTCCAGACCAGCCGGTAGCGGCCGTCGCCCGCTGCGCGGATGGGATAGGGAGGTCCCGACGGGTAGTTGTCGTGGAGGTGGAAGGCGTATTTGCGGTGACGGTCGCTGCGCCCTTCGAGGAGCGGCGCGATGCTGCGGCCGTCCATCTCGCGGCCGGGATTACCGCCTGCCAGCGCCACGAGCGTCGGCAGGATGTCTTCGTACTGCACGATGGCGTCGGTCGTGCGGCCCGGGCGGATATGGCCGTCCCAGCGGGCGATCATCGCCGCGTGCACCCCGGCGTTCCAGTTGGTCCACTTGGCGCCCGTGAGCTGCGTCCCCTGTTCCGAGAGGAAGATCACCAGCGTGTCGTCGAGCAGTTCCCGCTCCCGCAGTACCCGCACGACGTCGCCCACCTCCCGGTCGAGCAGGTCGATTTCGGACAGATAGGCCGCATAGCTTTTGCGCGTCTGCGGCGTATCGACGAAATGGGGCGGCAGAACCAGTTTCCCGAGGTCGAATTTCGAAGGATCGCCGCCCGTCCACGGAACGTGCGGGTTGACCGAGGCCACTACCAGACAGAAGGGTTCTTCACGGTCGCGCGAAATGAACTCCTCGACCCCCTTCATCGTGTGCGAAGGGTCTTTCGTCAGGCAGTTGACCGCGAATCCGGGGACCCGTTCGAACGGGAAGGCCTCTTTCGGATGGATATGCCATTTCCCCGCCAGCCCCACCCGGTAGCCGAGCCGCGCAAGACGTACGGGCATGGTCTCGACCCCTTCGCGGATCGCGCTGAGGTTGTAGTGCCCGCCGTTGCGGATCGGATACATGCCCGTATAGAGGCAGTGGCGTGTGGGCACGCTCGTCGATACGGAATTCCATGCGTTCGTGAAGCGCATGCCTGCACGGGCCAGCGAGTCGATGTGCGGCGTGCGGTTGTTGACCGCACCGTAGCAGCCGATGTCGTACCAACTGCAATCGTCGGCGAGGATGACGACCATGTTGGGCCGCTTCTGGGCCGCGGCCTGCTGCCCGGTCAGGGCAGCGGCCGCGAAGCCTCCGAGCATCAGTGTTCGTTGAAGATTCATTTTTGCAGTCCGTTTATTGTTTCAACTCCCGGAGCATCACCGACGACCAGAGGTTGTCGGGCTTCAGCTCCACGGATTTCGCGAAGCATTTCCGGGCTGCGTCCCGGTTGCCGAGTCCCAGCTCGCCGAGCCCCAGCGTGTAGTAGGCCTTGGTGTTGATCGTTGCCACGGTCTTGCCCGTGGTGCCCTCGGCGCCGTAGAAATTCACATAGCTTTCGACGATACCGGCTTTCCCGGCTTCGGTGAGCGCTTCGAAGAGGGCTTTGGCCTCGGCCTTTTTGCCCAGTTTTTCGAGCGCGAGGCCCTGCCAGTAGCGGTAGTCGGTCTTCTTGACGTTCACCGCCGCGGCCTTCTTGTAGTTCAGCATGGCTTTGGACCGGTTGCCCGTCCGCTCGTAAGCGCTGCCGATGAACCAGTAGATCTGGGCGTCGCGGGGCGTGCGCTGGTCTACGAGGAACACCTGATGGTTTTCCGGGTAGTCGAAGGCGCTTTCGAAGAGCTCGAGGGCCTCTTTCCGCTGTCCTGCGGCGAATTTCTCCTCCCCGGCCAGCAACAGGGCGTCGACATAGACGTCGTGGAAGTTGGCGACGCCTTCGCGCGTCGGGAAGTAGCACTCTTTCAGCAGCTTGAGCACATAGTCGTAATCCCCGACGAAGATACCTGCGGAGACCTCTCCGGCCAGCGGGGAGTAACGCTTCGTGCAGACGTCGTGGTGGCTCTTCAACAGGTCGTAGCGCACCTGCACGTCCTCGCCCTTGGCTTCGTAGACCTGATCGATCTCCTCGAGGAAGAGCGCCTCTTCGGGAGCCAGCTCGATGGCCTTGCGGTAGTATTTCACCGCTTGGTCGTAGTTCTTCGTGTGCAGCCAGTGCGCCCATCCGAGGTTGCGCCATGCCATGGCGAACGAGGGCTCTTTGGCGATGCACTGCTCCCATTCGGCCATCGCGCGGTCGGGCTGCTTGTTGTAGTAGAGGTTGCCCGTATAGTAGTAGGGCTTGTAGCTCTGGGGGCAAAGCTCTTTGGCCCGCTCCAGTACGGCGACCGTCTCCAGCCGGAACGGGTTGCAGCGGTCGGTCGGGATCGCCAGCGCCGCCGTGAAGTACTCCTTCTCCGCGGCTTTGTCGCCGGCCTTGCCGGTCAGGTAACCCAGCCACATCTTGACGGTGGGGTAGGCTTTCCGGGCGTCGATCTGTCTGAGCAGTTTCACGGCCGTTTCCGGGAATCCGTTGTGGAGGTAGGCGAGGGCCAGTTCGAGGTACGATTCGGGCTCGTCGCGCATCAGCGTTTCGAAATAGTCGTCTTCGCCCAGCAACTGCTGTTCGCAGGTGGCGTAGGCGTTCACGGGGTCGGCTTCCAATACGCGTTTCACGCAGGCCGAGGCGCCTGCCTTGTCGCCCTGCGAGCGCAGAAGGGTGGCTTTCAGGTTCAGGGCGCTGAAGTTGTTGGCGTTGTAGGTGATGGCTTCGTCCAGCCGCTCGAGCGCCATCGGGATGTCACCCTGCGCCACATAGAGCTGTGCCAGTTGGAAATTGCCTGCCGAGTTGTAGTTGTAGTTCCAGACGGCGCGGTAGAGCGTGTCCATCGCCGCCTCGACCTTGCCCTCCTGCTTGAGGATCAGGCCTAAGTTATACATCGCTTCGCAGTCCTTCGGACGGGTGTAGTCTTTGGTCTGGCGCTTGATCGCCGTGCGCAGGTAGCGGGCGGCCTTTTCGTTGTCGCCGCGCTGACGCCACCAGACGCCCATCTGCGTGTTGGCCCGTGTGTCGCCCGGATCGCGGCGCAGGACCTCCTCGAAATAGTCCGTGGGGTCGATGAACGGGTTGTGGAACTGCAGGTTGCGCATGCCGACAAGGTAGCATTCCTCGGTGTTTTCGATCTGTTCGGGGAGTAGCGGACGGTCCACGATCTCCGGCAGCGGCTTGTTCGGGTCGTGCTCCACGGGCGAGTAGGCCAGCAGCTCCTTGCCTGCGGCGTCGGTGAGCGTGATCCGCAGGTCGGTGGGCTTGATGTTCTTGTCGATGGCGACGGTCTCCACGAACGGTGCGTCGGGTGCGAGATCCGTCTGCCGCGTGAAGAGTGTCCGGCCGCCCGCCGTGAGCGTGACGGTCATCTTCGGCAGTTTCTCCGTGGCGTTGACGCCTATCAATGCCTTGCCCGGGGCCACGAGATCGAGGTTGAGGGCCGCCTGCCGGTTGCCGGTCTTCACGCCGCCGATGTCGCGCAGTCCGTACCAGTAGTGGGTGAACTCCTTCACCTCGTAGGGGGCGCTCCAGTTGTAGTCGGGCTGGTTGTCCGAATAGGCGCCCACCATCAGCTCGCAGTAGTGGCCGTCGTTGTCAGTCAGGATGCGGGTGTCCCACTCCGAGTTGGGGCCCCAGAGCCAGAATTTGCCGCCCTTGACGATGTGGTGGTTGCCCGCCAGCATCGTGCCGGCCTTGCGGCCGTGGTCGTACCCGGCGATGAAGTCCTCCTTGAGATCGTGCACGAACATCGAGTTGGACATGAAGTGGTTCTTCCACCACGAGGCATCGATACCGTTGGCGTATTCGTCGATGCCGTTGAACGGCTCGTGAGTAACGGGCCAGTGCGCGAACCAGTTCTTGCAGTGGAAGGTCACGAACTCGGTGCTTTGGGGGAAGATGATCTGGTAGTTCTCGTCCACGAGCGTCGAGACGTTCGACCAGTAGAGCATCGAGTTGTCGTTCTCGGTCGAGTTGACCAGCCGTCCGGTGATCTCCATGTAGGATTTGCCCGGATGGAGCGTGATGCCGATAGCCCACGACATGCGGTGACGGAGTTCGGTTTCGCCGACCCAGATGGTCTTGCTGCCGTCCTCGTTCTCGACGATGCGGTAGTCGCACGGGATGTTCGACGTGGCGCGGTGGTGGTGGAAAACGTTCCACTCGACGCCGCCCGAGATCCAAGCGCCCGTCATGCCGACGTTCGCCGGCTTGACCACATGCTGGTGGTAGAAGATGTCGTAGCCGTTGGTCTTGTCGATGGCGTAGAACAGCCGTCCGCCGATCTCCGGCAGTACGCACAGTTCGACGTATTCGTTCTCGAGATAGAGGGCCTTGTAGCTCACCGTCTTTTTGTCGCGCGTCATGTTGTCGTCGAGCGGATAGGGGTAGACCGAGCGGCGTGCCCGCTGGTAGGACCAGTCGCGTTCGAAGATGGGCGCCGTTTCGGCGGCGTTGAGCACATAGGTGGGGAGTTCGAGTGTCCCCTCCCGGGCCGTAACTGCGGTTTGCTGAGCCCGGGCGCCGACCGCAATGCCGGCAAGCAGACCGAGTGTCATCAGGATTTTTCGTTTCATCGGATATTCGGTTTATGTGTTTTATTAATGCCAGTTGTCGTTTTGGACGAGGTTGGGATTCTTTTCCCGTTCGGACGAGGGTACGGGCCATTTGAGGTAGGCCGAACCGCCCCATTTGTATTCGTATACGGGGGCTCCCCAGCACTCCAGCAGACCGTTTCCGTCGGCGAATTTGTCCGTCTGCCATGTGCCCCAGCGGAGTTCGTCGCAGTAGAGCTGCTCCTCGCAGGCCAGCTCCCATTTCTTCTCGTTGCGGATGCGCGGGCGCAGTTCGTCGGCACTGGTCACGGCGACATGGGTGTTGCCCGGGGTGTTGAGCTCCGCGACGCCCGCGCGTTTGCGGACTTGGTTCACATAGCCCGCGGCCTCGCCGTAGCGTCCCTGCTCGTTGACAGCCTCTGCGAGGCAGAGCAGCACGTCGGCATAGCGGAAGATCGGCACATCGACCGGATTGTACTGGATGTGTGCAAATTCGTTGCCCGAGGTCACGAATTTGCGGATCGAGTAGAGCATGTAGCTGTTCGAACGGGTTTCGAGGTCGAGCGACGGGGCCGCGCTGGAGCGGAAGGGCCACCGCAGCGTGTAGGTCAGCTCCGCGCCCGAGGCGCCTCCCTTGTAGGTCGAATAGGGGGTGATGACCGTCGCCTCCAGACGCGGGTCGCGGTCGGTGTAGGCTGCCCGGATGCGCGCTTCGTTACCCGTCTCGAGGTATTTCGAGAGGTCGGCTCCGTAGGTCTGCATCGTCGAGCTCTCGGTGGAGGTCATGTTGTCGCGCAGGAAATAGACGCTGCGGGCCTTGGGCTGCATGGCGTCGTAGCCGTCGATCACGTCGTCCCAGTCGAAGGGCCTGCCGTCGGCCCACTCGTAGGAGTCGACGAAGCGGGCGTTCATGAAGAACGACGAGTTGCCGTTGCCCTTGGTGACCATGTTGCCGTAGGTGTAGCTGAAGACGTTGCCGAAACCGTCGACATCCTCCATCTGGGCACTGAAAATCATCTCGTCGCACTTCTCGTTGGCCAGCTTGAACAGGTCGGCATAGTCGCCCTGATAGAGTTCGTAGCCC is a window encoding:
- the panC gene encoding pantoate--beta-alanine ligase gives rise to the protein MKVFTSVKELRSELDRTEQSGIGFVPTMGALHAGHRSLVERARKENATVVVSVFVNPTQFNDKNDLCHYPRTPEADRKLLEEAGADLVLMPSVEEIYPEEDTRIFDFGQIDKVMEGATRPGHFNGVAQVVSRLFDIVRPARAYFGEKDFQQIAVIKAMVAQLKLPVEIVECPIVRGEDGLALSSRNQLLDAPHRAAAPHIYAVLRRAVEKSHELTPAELKAWVKAEIESDPLLNVIYYQSVDALTMQEVPAWEASERIQGCIAVQAGDIRLIDNIRIR
- a CDS encoding DUF456 domain-containing protein is translated as MDITLSLFAFVLSILGIIGCIVPALPGVVLSYAGLLCAYFTSYSQMSASALWLWLGVTVAVSIADYFLPAWMTRRFGGSRAGAIGATVGVFAGFFLFPPVGILLGPFLGAVLGELLNDRGDVPKAFLIGFGSFLSFIVGTGIKIAASVGMLIHVAADTWPALKGWFAATF
- a CDS encoding aldose epimerase family protein, which produces MKQIILAAVCGAMAVLTACTAGTPSVESIPFGQLSSGEEVTLYRLQSGNGASMDVIDYGCRVVRICVPDRNGMIADIVPGYDNIRDFETGSERFFGALIGRYGNRIANASFPLDGDTVRLTANERLAGCPGHLHGGDKGFDRVMWQAEPLVEADRAGVRFTRLSPDGEEGYPGNLACTVTYWFTKDNVWRAEYTATTDRPTVVNLSNHTYFNLKGVDDGGYVMDHIMQVEADRYLPNDARFVPLGPSEPVEGTPFDLREPHRVDYAIDTPNEHLRTMRGFSVCWMLRSQTGELARAADLWEPRSGRGIELRTTEPGLLTYTGRLFSPKVVGKGGRAVEKFGGMLLETLHYPDSPNHPEYPSAVLRPGETYHSTTEFRFYAK
- the panD gene encoding aspartate 1-decarboxylase, translated to MKFQIEVIKSKIHRVTVTQADLNYVGSITIDEALMEAANMIEGEKVQIMDIDNGERFETYIIKGERGSGSICLNGAAARKVQVGDVIIIASYALMDFEDAKQFRPWVIFPDTATNRLVE
- a CDS encoding DUF5107 domain-containing protein, with translation MKRKILMTLGLLAGIAVGARAQQTAVTAREGTLELPTYVLNAAETAPIFERDWSYQRARRSVYPYPLDDNMTRDKKTVSYKALYLENEYVELCVLPEIGGRLFYAIDKTNGYDIFYHQHVVKPANVGMTGAWISGGVEWNVFHHHRATSNIPCDYRIVENEDGSKTIWVGETELRHRMSWAIGITLHPGKSYMEITGRLVNSTENDNSMLYWSNVSTLVDENYQIIFPQSTEFVTFHCKNWFAHWPVTHEPFNGIDEYANGIDASWWKNHFMSNSMFVHDLKEDFIAGYDHGRKAGTMLAGNHHIVKGGKFWLWGPNSEWDTRILTDNDGHYCELMVGAYSDNQPDYNWSAPYEVKEFTHYWYGLRDIGGVKTGNRQAALNLDLVAPGKALIGVNATEKLPKMTVTLTAGGRTLFTRQTDLAPDAPFVETVAIDKNIKPTDLRITLTDAAGKELLAYSPVEHDPNKPLPEIVDRPLLPEQIENTEECYLVGMRNLQFHNPFIDPTDYFEEVLRRDPGDTRANTQMGVWWRQRGDNEKAARYLRTAIKRQTKDYTRPKDCEAMYNLGLILKQEGKVEAAMDTLYRAVWNYNYNSAGNFQLAQLYVAQGDIPMALERLDEAITYNANNFSALNLKATLLRSQGDKAGASACVKRVLEADPVNAYATCEQQLLGEDDYFETLMRDEPESYLELALAYLHNGFPETAVKLLRQIDARKAYPTVKMWLGYLTGKAGDKAAEKEYFTAALAIPTDRCNPFRLETVAVLERAKELCPQSYKPYYYTGNLYYNKQPDRAMAEWEQCIAKEPSFAMAWRNLGWAHWLHTKNYDQAVKYYRKAIELAPEEALFLEEIDQVYEAKGEDVQVRYDLLKSHHDVCTKRYSPLAGEVSAGIFVGDYDYVLKLLKECYFPTREGVANFHDVYVDALLLAGEEKFAAGQRKEALELFESAFDYPENHQVFLVDQRTPRDAQIYWFIGSAYERTGNRSKAMLNYKKAAAVNVKKTDYRYWQGLALEKLGKKAEAKALFEALTEAGKAGIVESYVNFYGAEGTTGKTVATINTKAYYTLGLGELGLGNRDAARKCFAKSVELKPDNLWSSVMLRELKQ
- a CDS encoding sulfatase family protein, whose product is MNLQRTLMLGGFAAAALTGQQAAAQKRPNMVVILADDCSWYDIGCYGAVNNRTPHIDSLARAGMRFTNAWNSVSTSVPTRHCLYTGMYPIRNGGHYNLSAIREGVETMPVRLARLGYRVGLAGKWHIHPKEAFPFERVPGFAVNCLTKDPSHTMKGVEEFISRDREEPFCLVVASVNPHVPWTGGDPSKFDLGKLVLPPHFVDTPQTRKSYAAYLSEIDLLDREVGDVVRVLRERELLDDTLVIFLSEQGTQLTGAKWTNWNAGVHAAMIARWDGHIRPGRTTDAIVQYEDILPTLVALAGGNPGREMDGRSIAPLLEGRSDRHRKYAFHLHDNYPSGPPYPIRAAGDGRYRLVWNLTPDQRMIAKNMENELWLKSWKATDTEHAKFIVGRWYHRPEFELYDTEADPWELTNLAGKKEYARIQARLFRALKKWMHEQGDPGIGADTEQNKPANRPAQKTVRP
- a CDS encoding exo-alpha-sialidase gives rise to the protein MKQTITKLALTVLSLGVLACSDSDDAPGPNRGGASEPQELTLTPIGQLNRGADEINSHADVTAQSSVKMNYRSYINLGQNVTGNDNPNYARIKKLSDGSYILFNHYGGQGNANGFDIYYATSPDLENWTGRGLFLERYVITNSRGNPDKRVFTNPNAIVLSNGDLVAFASYRANMSVKYEECQYDHGIVMLRSTDNGRTWSAPQEIYHGLNWEPHMIQLPSGELQCYFSESRQWISGGHSGTAMVVSTDNGVTWSPGLNQTPYRVIRQHWYNSDKGATYYTDQMPVVVRLNNSDKLAAAVESSVSCVNGNTSYAISFAYSDNEGQWPRLEGDETGPADRQSNLFDGAAPFLVQFPSGETLVSYGLSSHMNMRLGDAEARTFGEPFVALPGRGSWGCMELNGGHEVIAAMRNSEKSGDITIALARFELNHRITATRRSVSVDGSNAEWAATDDALFVGEKSQAQATLRCSCDDKNVYFLVEVLDEAISRDDYVNILLSPANEGDRLTSAARRIKVSHSGLKSTDVYAGGWRETDMGVTVQAAYDGTISDSSDTDNGYLVEVAVPRSQLDLASGEILVNLVLFDSQGGEDAICPTSSRSIAGWVPIAGL
- a CDS encoding RagB/SusD family nutrient uptake outer membrane protein translates to MKHLHKTFIGSALTLALAGCNNFLDLSSYDEVSSGTAFSTTTLAESVVVGAYSNLLYDYIDGTRSRLNWDAFSSVMDPSMGMVYLNYSYLTGTIQPNDASFLTYWKRFYEGINRANDVINNIASCPTMSDALKRQRIAECKFLRAFHYYRLNCLWRGVPVYLENLAPGEYTRARSSEEQVWGVIIDDLNDCIACEELPGKYKSSDSGYGRVTKGAAYTLRGKVYLWQKKWEEAEKDFLEVGKLGYELYQGDYADLFKLANEKCDEMIFSAQMEDVDGFGNVFSYTYGNMVTKGNGNSSFFMNARFVDSYEWADGRPFDWDDVIDGYDAMQPKARSVYFLRDNMTSTESSTMQTYGADLSKYLETGNEARIRAAYTDRDPRLEATVITPYSTYKGGASGAELTYTLRWPFRSSAAPSLDLETRSNSYMLYSIRKFVTSGNEFAHIQYNPVDVPIFRYADVLLCLAEAVNEQGRYGEAAGYVNQVRKRAGVAELNTPGNTHVAVTSADELRPRIRNEKKWELACEEQLYCDELRWGTWQTDKFADGNGLLECWGAPVYEYKWGGSAYLKWPVPSSEREKNPNLVQNDNWH